In Nitrospira sp., one DNA window encodes the following:
- a CDS encoding TonB family protein, whose amino-acid sequence MQAWASAGMVSDDEWQATLTRRLGFAVVVSLVLHVGMLAMVGWVRLPRHGERPLASIEISLASLPTLPEKAVEPPKSQTSKKEVEPPKPVRQTKPNEQSRAVAKAIEQPKPIEHPKPVDKPKSVPPVKMAPVSPPPVTAAPPPPPVAPAKSSNDLMRDIMKDIELPPDAPKRGDISPEDRPRKSPVIKLPDVPVLTETKETPPKRLVASAQPSSLTEDVAKELDEELKKIKKLEVPKAAPPVEISSKPAPQVEAKVQNVKAVDTTLKVSGMTQGSSAYLALVRQRISNSWNAPPMDLTGQAYVVIVQFRLHKNGSVTGVMIEQSSGNEYYDLAGKRAVLSANPLPMFPSDIGDPYLDAHFTFTVGEPQG is encoded by the coding sequence GTGCAGGCTTGGGCATCGGCCGGCATGGTCTCGGATGATGAATGGCAGGCGACGCTGACTCGCCGCTTAGGTTTTGCCGTCGTCGTCTCTCTGGTGCTGCATGTCGGCATGCTGGCGATGGTGGGCTGGGTTCGCCTGCCACGACATGGCGAACGACCCCTGGCGTCCATTGAGATTTCCCTCGCAAGTCTGCCGACGCTTCCTGAGAAGGCTGTTGAACCGCCGAAAAGTCAGACGAGTAAAAAAGAGGTTGAACCACCTAAGCCGGTACGACAGACTAAACCTAACGAGCAATCCAGAGCCGTCGCCAAAGCCATCGAGCAACCCAAGCCCATCGAGCACCCTAAACCTGTTGATAAACCCAAATCGGTTCCTCCCGTGAAAATGGCGCCTGTGTCTCCTCCTCCCGTGACGGCCGCACCCCCTCCTCCTCCGGTCGCTCCAGCAAAATCGTCGAATGATCTCATGCGCGATATCATGAAAGATATTGAGTTGCCTCCGGATGCCCCGAAGCGCGGCGACATCAGTCCGGAGGACAGGCCAAGGAAATCGCCGGTGATCAAGCTGCCCGATGTACCAGTCCTCACGGAAACCAAGGAAACACCCCCCAAGAGGCTGGTTGCCTCCGCTCAGCCCTCCTCTCTGACCGAAGATGTGGCGAAGGAACTGGATGAGGAACTGAAGAAAATCAAAAAACTTGAGGTGCCCAAAGCAGCGCCCCCGGTGGAAATATCGTCAAAACCTGCCCCTCAAGTCGAAGCAAAGGTCCAGAACGTCAAGGCCGTCGATACCACATTGAAGGTTTCAGGGATGACTCAGGGATCCAGCGCGTACCTTGCGCTTGTGCGGCAGCGAATCAGTAATTCCTGGAATGCTCCGCCGATGGATCTGACCGGCCAAGCCTACGTCGTTATCGTACAGTTCAGACTTCATAAGAACGGCTCGGTCACCGGTGTGATGATCGAGCAATCCTCAGGAAACGAGTACTATGATCTAGCCGGGAAACGAGCGGTTCTCAGTGCAAACCCATTGCCTATGTTTCCATCTGATATCGGTGATCCGTATTTGGACGCCCACTTCACTTT
- a CDS encoding MotA/TolQ/ExbB proton channel family protein, whose translation MFQTGPLGVVLSLGIVSKVVLLLLVCFSITSWAIIFYKLAVFRTADAKDRHFMTLLLRARDVEEVTRHAQQTIGSPCAKIFHAVIQRIGYIPTEVNENGSVAYDRHVMERTAAHLAQGQIAKLESFLPFLATTGNICPFVGLLGTVMGIIDSFREIGTQGTASIAAVAPGVSEALIATAAGLFAAIPAVVAYNYFLVRIRRAAMHMDSVVVELLALIPAQTRPIAPVPVGVKG comes from the coding sequence ATGTTTCAAACCGGCCCACTAGGAGTCGTTCTGTCGCTCGGGATCGTGTCCAAGGTGGTTCTCTTGCTCCTGGTCTGCTTTTCGATCACGTCATGGGCCATCATCTTCTACAAATTGGCCGTATTTCGCACCGCTGATGCAAAAGATCGTCATTTCATGACCCTGTTGCTGCGGGCCAGAGATGTGGAGGAAGTCACTCGGCATGCGCAGCAGACGATTGGGAGTCCCTGCGCGAAGATTTTTCATGCCGTGATTCAACGGATCGGCTACATTCCCACCGAGGTGAATGAAAACGGTTCCGTCGCGTATGATCGACATGTGATGGAGCGGACGGCGGCCCATCTTGCTCAAGGTCAGATCGCCAAGCTGGAATCGTTTCTCCCGTTTCTTGCGACGACCGGAAATATCTGTCCGTTCGTGGGCCTCTTGGGAACGGTGATGGGTATTATCGACTCATTCCGGGAAATCGGCACACAAGGCACAGCCAGCATTGCGGCTGTGGCTCCCGGCGTCTCCGAAGCCTTGATCGCGACCGCAGCCGGATTGTTTGCCGCGATTCCTGCCGTGGTCGCCTATAATTATTTTCTCGTACGTATCAGACGCGCCGCAATGCACATGGATTCGGTCGTGGTGGAGCTCCTCGCTTTGATTCCAGCCCAAACGAGACCTATCGCTCCGGTTCCCGTTGGAGTGAAGGGATGA
- the xerD gene encoding site-specific tyrosine recombinase XerD yields the protein MAEPTVALLDPLLERYLSELRIEGGLATNTIESYRRDLFRLQRYLRKHQLSIGDSVPPHTIRSFLASLKQEALAASSIARLVSAMRGWYRFLVRENLLETSPLRDMTAVRRPVRFPKTLTHQEVTALLELPARDRAEDQRDRVMLELLYAAGLRVSELVGLTLSQIDVNLGCVRVVGKGAKERIVPIGQTAGKMLVDYLERVRPTLLKQRSSRVLFISRRGRGLTRQGFWKLLLHRARRAGISKPISPHMLRHSFATHLLEGGADLRVVQSMLGHADIATTQIYTHVESSRLKQIHRRYFPRQPGRRRTRVENSMKQP from the coding sequence AGCATTGCTGGACCCGCTTCTCGAACGGTATCTCAGCGAGCTGCGGATTGAAGGCGGGCTGGCGACCAATACGATCGAGTCCTATCGGCGCGACCTTTTTAGGTTGCAGCGATACTTGAGGAAGCATCAGCTCAGTATAGGAGACTCCGTTCCACCGCACACGATACGATCCTTTCTCGCATCGCTCAAGCAGGAGGCCCTCGCGGCCTCATCGATTGCCCGCCTAGTCTCGGCGATGCGAGGGTGGTATCGCTTTCTGGTTCGAGAAAACCTCCTGGAGACGAGCCCGCTCCGTGACATGACGGCGGTTCGTCGACCGGTCCGATTTCCGAAGACGCTGACGCATCAAGAAGTGACGGCGTTGCTGGAACTACCGGCTCGCGATCGCGCCGAGGATCAACGCGACCGTGTGATGCTGGAATTGCTGTATGCGGCTGGTCTTCGAGTGTCGGAGCTTGTCGGGCTTACCCTGTCGCAGATCGACGTGAATCTGGGCTGTGTACGAGTTGTGGGAAAAGGTGCCAAGGAGCGAATCGTCCCGATCGGACAGACTGCGGGCAAGATGTTGGTGGATTACTTGGAACGTGTAAGACCGACTCTACTCAAACAGCGATCATCCCGCGTCCTGTTCATCAGCCGGCGAGGACGAGGACTCACCAGACAGGGATTTTGGAAGCTGCTGCTGCACCGAGCACGACGTGCCGGTATTTCCAAGCCGATCTCGCCGCACATGTTGCGGCATTCTTTTGCCACGCATCTGCTGGAAGGCGGGGCCGATCTACGAGTCGTTCAATCCATGTTGGGGCATGCAGATATCGCGACGACTCAAATCTATACGCATGTGGAAAGCAGCCGACTGAAACAAATCCATCGCCGATATTTCCCACGGCAGCCCGGCCGGCGGCGGACCCGTGTGGAAAATTCGATGAAGCAGCCATAG
- a CDS encoding biopolymer transporter ExbD — MIFETRQRRFLAEINVIPLVDVVLVLLVIFMVTAPMLYRGMDITLPASASNTIKPEIRAVLTIEKDQRLYLDKDQVSVAQLERRLRVMKEEHADVSLYLRADRDVPYGIVVQVMDGVKKAGIEKLGMVTDPTGPERVSEDTPSQPNQ, encoded by the coding sequence ATGATCTTTGAGACGAGGCAGCGTCGATTTTTAGCGGAGATCAACGTGATTCCGCTCGTGGACGTTGTGCTGGTGCTCCTGGTGATTTTTATGGTCACGGCACCGATGCTCTATCGAGGCATGGACATCACGTTGCCGGCTTCAGCGTCGAACACGATCAAGCCCGAGATTCGGGCGGTGTTGACGATCGAAAAGGATCAACGTCTGTATCTCGACAAAGATCAGGTAAGCGTGGCTCAGCTGGAGCGAAGGCTGCGCGTGATGAAGGAAGAGCATGCCGATGTCTCATTGTATTTACGCGCCGACCGCGACGTGCCATATGGAATTGTGGTTCAGGTGATGGATGGAGTCAAAAAGGCAGGCATCGAAAAACTCGGTATGGTGACTGATCCCACCGGACCTGAACGCGTCAGTGAGGATACGCCATCCCAACCCAACCAGTAG